Proteins encoded within one genomic window of Megalopta genalis isolate 19385.01 chromosome 10, iyMegGena1_principal, whole genome shotgun sequence:
- the RpL14 gene encoding ribosomal protein L14 isoform X1 — MPFQRFVESGRIAYVSDGPYQGKLVAIVDVIDQNRVLVDGPSSHVPRTGMRLNQLHLTKFRIRFPYTGSTRVVRKAWESANIDELWKQTMWARKVEAKKKRLELSDFDRFKLRKARQIRNKLRTNVFYRLKKKVKGTKSAGAKKDVEKK; from the exons ATG CCATTCCAAAGGTTTGTTGAATCCGGCCGCATTGCCTACGTGAGCGACGGCCCCTATCAGGGCAAACTCGTAGCAATTGTAGATGTCATCGACCAAAATCGG gtTTTGGTTGATGGACCTTCATCACATGTACCACGTACTGGAATGAGGTTAAATCAACTCCATTTAACTAAATTCCGTATTCGTTTCCCATATACTGGATCCACCCGTGTTGTACGCAAAGCATGGGAATCAGCAAACATCGATGAACTTTGGAAACAGACTATGTGGGCAAGGAAGGTTGAAGCTAAGAAAAAG CGCTTGGAACTTAGTGACTTTGACCGTTTTAAGTTAAGAAAAGCCAGACAAATTCGAAACAAGTTGAGGACTAACGTATTTTACAGATTAAAAAAGAAGGTAAAAGGAACCAAGTCTGCTGGTGCAAAAAAAGACGTTGAAAAGAAGTAA
- the LOC117220055 gene encoding ribosome biogenesis protein BOP1 homolog: protein MKEQKKHLKRKLKNFNAENNKTEKESIKYESEEELDSGTENLLQAEVNNNDESSDEEINENEDIPDSDTEKDPIVFESGDEQDDLSFETDSDDIDSDEDYSETDYADTSDEEEGEDVDDTLEKKNDDPAKKNKISSTKAISKDSKSKLKGGKFIVENTDMRITSKYNKTDKSSTNKINASNKSVSSKVLQQDTVKHEKNVQSKNLNQKINKISIQNLIKSRETNSKENVADSTSSKNISSTVPTVAPKLDEYEYDSSDEEDIRNTVGNIPMKWYDDYDHIGYDWDGKKIIKPQKGDQLDNFLKRMDDPDFWRTIKDPQTGQDVILSEADIDLITRIQRQKVPDVTFDEYAPWVEWFTSEVMKMPVRKFPEHKRSFLPSKPEAKKISKLVHALKMGWIKSTTELEKERQQKKNEPKFYMLWQSDDQAEEMRRIHKHIPAPKRHLPGHAESYNPPPEYLFDKKELKEWNKLQTTPWKRKLHFIPEKYNSLREVPAYPKYIKERFQRCLDLYLCPRALKMRLTIEPEALVPQLPSPKDLQPFPTTMSMVFKGHTDMVRSISIEPAGQYIASGSDDMNLKVWEIATGRCVKTVACGGVIRSVAWCPNQSLSLIAVAADQKVLLINPGVGDRLINSKTDQLLEIIPQSDVIVSDRVKTAVQWEQAEGEHMLNGIKMVLNHFKIVKQVTWHGKGDYFATVMPDGQNRSVLINQLSKRRSQIPFTKAKGLIQCVLFHPIRPYLFVATQRNVRIYDLVKQEMIKKLLSNSQWISSMAIHPGGDNILVGTYDRKMLWFDLDLSTKPYQTLRLHGTGVRGVSFHKRYPLFASGADDRGLIVSHGMVYNDLLQNPLIVPLKRLCDHESYNDFGILDVMFHSIQPWVFSAGADSTIRMYT, encoded by the exons ATGAAAGAACAGAAAAAGCATTTGAAAaggaagctaaagaactttaacGCTGAAAACAATAAAACGGAAAAAGAATCAATTAAATATGAATCTGAAGAAGAACTG GATTCAGGTACTGAAAATTTATTACAAGCTGAAGTAAATAATAATGATGAAAGTTCGGATGaagaaattaatgaaaatgAAGATATACCTGACTCTGATACCGAGAAAGATCCAATTGTCTTTGAGTCAGGTGACGAACAAGATGATTTAAGTTTTGAAACTGATTCAGATGATATTGATTCGGATGAAGATTACTCTGAAACTGATTACGCAGATACGTCtgatgaagaagaaggagaagatgTGGATGATACCTtggaaaagaaaaatgatgaccctgcaaagaaaaataaaatttccaGTACTAAAGCTATATCGAAGGACAGTAAGTCTAAATTGAAAGGTGGCAAATTCATAGTAGAAAACACAGATATGCGTATTACATCAAAGTATAATAAGACAGACAAGTCTTCTACAAACaaaataaatgcatcaaataagTCAGTTTCTTCAAAAGTTTTGCAGCAAGATACAGTAAAACATGAAAAGAATGTACAGTCAAAGAACTTAAaccaaaaaataaataaaatatcgataCAGAATTTAATAAAATCTAGAGAAACAAATAGTAAAGAAAATGTAGCTGATAGTACAAGCAGTAAAAACATTAGTAGCACTGTACCAACAGTAGCTCCAAAACTAGATGAATATGAATACGATAGTTCAGATGAAGAAGATATTCGAAATACTGTTGGAAACATACCTATGAAGTGGTATGATGACTATGATCACATTGGGTATGATTGGGATGGTAAGAAAATTATAAAGCCCCAAAAAGGTGATCAGTTGGATAATTTCTTGAAAAGAATGGACGATCCTGATTTTTGGAGAACCATAAAAGATCCACAAACTGGACAGGATGTTATATTAAGTGAAGCAGATATAGATTTGATTACAAGAATTCAAAGACAAAAAGTTCCTGATGTAACTTTTGATGAATATGCT CCCTGGGTAGAATGGTTTACTTCAGAAGTGATGAAGATGCCAGTTCGTAAATTTCCTGAACATAAACGTTCATTTTTACCATCTAAGCCAGAAGCCAAAAAGATATCGAAGTTAGTTCATGCCTTAAAAATGGGTTGGATAAAATCAACCACGGAGCTAGAGAAAGAAAGACAGCAGAAGAAGAATGAACCAAAATTTTATATGTTATGGCAATCAGATGATCAAGCTGAAGAAATGCGTAGAATTCATAAACATATTCCAGCACCGAAGAGGCATTTACCTGGACATGCAGAAAGTTATAATCCTCCACCAGAGTATCTATTTGACAAAAAGGAGCTAAAAGAATGGAATAAGTTGCAGACGACACCATGGAAGAGAAAGTTACATTTTATTCCTGAAAAATATAATTCACTTCGTGAAGTTCCTGCTTACCCAAAATATATTAAAGAAAGATTCCAAAGGTGCCTCGATTTGTATTTGTGTCCCAGAGCATTGAAGATGAGATTGACAATAGAACCTGAAGCATTGGTGCCACAGTTACCTAGTCCAAAAGATTTACAACCATTCCCTACAACAATGTCTATGGTATTTAAGGGACATACAGACATGGTCAGAAGTATCTCTATAGAGCCAGCAGGACAATATATTGCTTCTGGTAGTGATGATATGAACCTAAAAG TATGGGAAATAGCAACAGGCAGATGTGTCAAAACAGTGGCTTGTGGTGGAGTAATTAGATCTGTAGCCTGGTGTCCAAATCAATCATTGTCTCTTATAGCAGTGGCAGCAGATCAAAAAGTTCTTTTAATAAATCCTGGAGTAGGAGATCGCTTAATTAATAGCAAAACTGACCAGTTACTGGAAATAATACCTCAAAGCGATGTTATCG TTAGTGATAGAGTTAAAACTGCTGTACAGTGGGAACAAGCAGAAGGAGAACATATGTTAAATGGCATCAAGATGGTTCTAAATCACTTTAAAATAGTTAAACAAGTAACGTGGCATGGTAAAGGTGACTATTTTGCCACTGTCATGCCCGATGGACAAAACAGATCTGTTTTAATAAATCAATTATCAAAACGAAGGTCTCAAATCCCTTTCACTAAGGCAAAAGGTCTAATACAATGTGTTTTATTCCATCCAATTAGGCCATATTTGTTTGTAGCG ACTCAGCGTAATGTAcgaatatatgatttagtaaaacaggaaatgattaaaaaattgttatctaATTCACAATGGATATCGTCAATGGCAATACATCCTG gaGGCGATAATATTTTAGTAGGCACTTACGATCGCAAAATGCTTTGGTTTGACCTTGATTTGAGTACAAAGCCTTATCAAACATTACGTTTACATGGTACAGGTGTAAGGGGAGTTTCATTTCACAAGCGATATCCACTTTTTGCATCTGGTGCAGATGATAGAGGTCttattgtttctcatggaatggTGTACAA TGATTTACTGCAAAATCCATTGATTGTACCACTAAAACGATTATGTGATCACGAATCGTACAATGATTTTGGTATTTTGGATGTAATGTTTCATTCCATTCAACCATGGGTATTTTCAGCTGGTGCGGATTCAACGATAAGAATGTATACTTGA
- the LOC117220057 gene encoding uncharacterized protein LOC117220057 isoform X2 → MNYLKRYQQVLFTNLGVCMLSNVQQIKTLRYIHEKDVDTIKRLLESYRNGASISSEAKVISLDDVKPSTSADDDAIKLKPIGIISTWFPSKRGTPRQTGICGEVPGKLLLYNSIYTNPDHALEGLQDFSHMWVLFYFHRNESTHIRAKVAPPRLNGTKTGVFSTRSPHRPCPIGLSLVKITRIENHTIYFEGVDMVDQSPVLDIKPYIPQYDSPFSFEKFNSAPQESNMSNTFGCIEESSNLSRSPTFNTNIDLAHETRSLLSDSYYRKNTNETNQEADVSRDEEIALRLQAEEFQRNSNFENYNSMRHFSELSDINLHNSTPLQHNVDVTGIHRTYHSLSDVPVDARTNMNISSEQNALSSNLEQQSENIVDISNRLQNTNISSRTNVEPTYAPRSIGPNYIEAHASRSRLLDGADGSSTVCGTDLDLIYRRSLNARIDNSPIRMGIREAPDGEEGLESQTLVPSQSLPNVEVARTTSINNLQDPTDTNLAVFPESSSIEIRETEANYSSEVRIPEWISRPRTPLCVKFNDRALIQLNEILGSKINDQKIAIENVLREDPRSVYLRQRWGSQFYTFLIHDLHITCRFDDNRGVVTVFQVRHAGRICECGEPEWQCLGHSPPPS, encoded by the exons atgaattatttaaaaagaTATCAACAAGTTCTATTCACAAACTTGGGTGTGTGTATGCTATCGAATGT ACAGCAAATAAAAACTCTCCGTTATATACACGAAAAAGATGTTGATACCATAAAGCGTCTGTTAGAATCATATAGAAATGGAGCATCAATATCTTCTGAAGCAAAAGTTATATCCTTAGATGACGTTAAACCTAGCACTAGTGCAGATGATGatgcaataaaattaaaacCAATTGGTATAATATCCACATGGTTTCCTAGTAAACGTGGTACTCCCAGGCAGACCGGAATTTGTGGAGAAGTACCAGGGAAATTATTGTTGTATAATTCAATATACACTAATCCTGATCATGCTCTTGAAGGATTACAAGACTTTTCACATATGTG gGTTTTATTTTACTTTCATAGAAATGAATCAACACATATTCGGGCTAAGGTTGCACCACCAAGACTGAATGGTACAAAAACTGGCGTATTCTCCACAAGATCCCCACATCGTCCATGTCCTATTGGTTTAAGTTTGGTGAAGATCACAAGAATAGAAAATCATACAATTTACTTTGAAGGTGTAGACATGGTGGATCAGTCACCTGTATTAGATATAAAACCTTACATACCACAATATGACAGTCCATTCTCTTTTGAGAAATTCAATAGTGCACCACAGGAATCTAACATGAGTAATACATTTGGTTGTATAGAAGAGAGTAGTAATTTAAGTAGAAGTCCAACCTTCAATACAAACATCGATCTTGCACATGAAACAAGAAGTTTACTTTCAGACTCCTACTATAGAAAGAATACCAATGAAACAAATCAAGAGGCAGATGTTTCTAGAGATGAAGAAATTGCTTTAAGATTACAAGCAGAAGAATTTCAAAGGAATTCAAATTTTGAGAATTATAATAGCATGAGACATTTTTCTGAGTTAAGCGACATTAATTTACATAATAGTACTCCATTACAACATAATGTTGACGTGACTGGTATACACAGAACATATCACTCTTTGTCTGATGTTCCAGTTGATGCAAGAACAAATATGAACATATCTTCTGAACAAAATGCACTTTCGTCAAACTTAGAACAACAATCGGAAAATATAGTAGATATAAGTAATAGATTACAAAATACTAATATAAGTAGTCGCACTAACGTCGAGCCCACATATGCTCCAAGAAGCATAGGACCCAACTATATAGAAGCACACGCCTCTCGCTCTAGACTTCTAGATGGAGCAGATGGATCAAGTACTGTATGCGGCACcgatttagatttaatttataGGCGATCATTGAATGCAAGAATCGACAATTCACCTATAAGAATGGGAATCCGGGAAGCTCCTGATGGAGAAGAGGGTTTGGAGTCGCAAACGCTTGTCCCTTCACAAAGCTTGCCAAACGTTGAAGTTGCAAGAACTACGTCAATCAATAACTTACAGGACCCTACAGATAcaaatttagctgttttccctgAATCGAGTAGCATTGAAATCAGAGAAACAGAAGCTAATTATTCTTCGGAAGTAAGAATTCCAGAGTGGATATCAAGACCACGTACACCTTTGTGCGTGAAATTTAATGATCGGGCTTTGATTCAATTGAATGAAATTTTAGGATCCAAGATTAATGACCAAAAGATAGCAATTGAAAATGTACTTCGCGAAGATCCTAGATCTGTTTATTTGAGACAAAGATGGGGCAGTCAATTTTATACTTTCTTAATTCATGATTTACACATTACTTGTAGATTCGACGATAACAGAGGTGTAGTTACTGTTTTTCAAGTTAGACATGCCGGTCGAATTTGTGAATGTGGAGAACCCGAATGGCAATGTTTGGGTCATTCTCCACCTCCCTCATAG
- the LOC117220057 gene encoding uncharacterized protein LOC117220057 isoform X1, with product MDLACQNSDFNAKYLLGQLNTARKEINNLRQQIKTLRYIHEKDVDTIKRLLESYRNGASISSEAKVISLDDVKPSTSADDDAIKLKPIGIISTWFPSKRGTPRQTGICGEVPGKLLLYNSIYTNPDHALEGLQDFSHMWVLFYFHRNESTHIRAKVAPPRLNGTKTGVFSTRSPHRPCPIGLSLVKITRIENHTIYFEGVDMVDQSPVLDIKPYIPQYDSPFSFEKFNSAPQESNMSNTFGCIEESSNLSRSPTFNTNIDLAHETRSLLSDSYYRKNTNETNQEADVSRDEEIALRLQAEEFQRNSNFENYNSMRHFSELSDINLHNSTPLQHNVDVTGIHRTYHSLSDVPVDARTNMNISSEQNALSSNLEQQSENIVDISNRLQNTNISSRTNVEPTYAPRSIGPNYIEAHASRSRLLDGADGSSTVCGTDLDLIYRRSLNARIDNSPIRMGIREAPDGEEGLESQTLVPSQSLPNVEVARTTSINNLQDPTDTNLAVFPESSSIEIRETEANYSSEVRIPEWISRPRTPLCVKFNDRALIQLNEILGSKINDQKIAIENVLREDPRSVYLRQRWGSQFYTFLIHDLHITCRFDDNRGVVTVFQVRHAGRICECGEPEWQCLGHSPPPS from the exons ATGGATTTGGCTTGTCAAAATTCGGATTTTAATGCTAAATATTTGCTTGGTCAATTAAATACAGccagaaaagaaataaataacttaAG ACAGCAAATAAAAACTCTCCGTTATATACACGAAAAAGATGTTGATACCATAAAGCGTCTGTTAGAATCATATAGAAATGGAGCATCAATATCTTCTGAAGCAAAAGTTATATCCTTAGATGACGTTAAACCTAGCACTAGTGCAGATGATGatgcaataaaattaaaacCAATTGGTATAATATCCACATGGTTTCCTAGTAAACGTGGTACTCCCAGGCAGACCGGAATTTGTGGAGAAGTACCAGGGAAATTATTGTTGTATAATTCAATATACACTAATCCTGATCATGCTCTTGAAGGATTACAAGACTTTTCACATATGTG gGTTTTATTTTACTTTCATAGAAATGAATCAACACATATTCGGGCTAAGGTTGCACCACCAAGACTGAATGGTACAAAAACTGGCGTATTCTCCACAAGATCCCCACATCGTCCATGTCCTATTGGTTTAAGTTTGGTGAAGATCACAAGAATAGAAAATCATACAATTTACTTTGAAGGTGTAGACATGGTGGATCAGTCACCTGTATTAGATATAAAACCTTACATACCACAATATGACAGTCCATTCTCTTTTGAGAAATTCAATAGTGCACCACAGGAATCTAACATGAGTAATACATTTGGTTGTATAGAAGAGAGTAGTAATTTAAGTAGAAGTCCAACCTTCAATACAAACATCGATCTTGCACATGAAACAAGAAGTTTACTTTCAGACTCCTACTATAGAAAGAATACCAATGAAACAAATCAAGAGGCAGATGTTTCTAGAGATGAAGAAATTGCTTTAAGATTACAAGCAGAAGAATTTCAAAGGAATTCAAATTTTGAGAATTATAATAGCATGAGACATTTTTCTGAGTTAAGCGACATTAATTTACATAATAGTACTCCATTACAACATAATGTTGACGTGACTGGTATACACAGAACATATCACTCTTTGTCTGATGTTCCAGTTGATGCAAGAACAAATATGAACATATCTTCTGAACAAAATGCACTTTCGTCAAACTTAGAACAACAATCGGAAAATATAGTAGATATAAGTAATAGATTACAAAATACTAATATAAGTAGTCGCACTAACGTCGAGCCCACATATGCTCCAAGAAGCATAGGACCCAACTATATAGAAGCACACGCCTCTCGCTCTAGACTTCTAGATGGAGCAGATGGATCAAGTACTGTATGCGGCACcgatttagatttaatttataGGCGATCATTGAATGCAAGAATCGACAATTCACCTATAAGAATGGGAATCCGGGAAGCTCCTGATGGAGAAGAGGGTTTGGAGTCGCAAACGCTTGTCCCTTCACAAAGCTTGCCAAACGTTGAAGTTGCAAGAACTACGTCAATCAATAACTTACAGGACCCTACAGATAcaaatttagctgttttccctgAATCGAGTAGCATTGAAATCAGAGAAACAGAAGCTAATTATTCTTCGGAAGTAAGAATTCCAGAGTGGATATCAAGACCACGTACACCTTTGTGCGTGAAATTTAATGATCGGGCTTTGATTCAATTGAATGAAATTTTAGGATCCAAGATTAATGACCAAAAGATAGCAATTGAAAATGTACTTCGCGAAGATCCTAGATCTGTTTATTTGAGACAAAGATGGGGCAGTCAATTTTATACTTTCTTAATTCATGATTTACACATTACTTGTAGATTCGACGATAACAGAGGTGTAGTTACTGTTTTTCAAGTTAGACATGCCGGTCGAATTTGTGAATGTGGAGAACCCGAATGGCAATGTTTGGGTCATTCTCCACCTCCCTCATAG